In Plasmodium falciparum 3D7 genome assembly, chromosome: 5, the following proteins share a genomic window:
- a CDS encoding 40S ribosomal protein S24, which translates to MTDQFTIRVKKYMSNPLLRRKQFALEILHPNKGSVAKKEVKERLAKMYKLNNVNTIVLFGFKTLFGGGRTKGFGLIYKNVDAVKKFEKKYRLVREGLIDKETKAGRRASKELKNRRKKVRGTEKTKVSGAKKK; encoded by the exons ATGACAGATCAATTTACAATTCGagtaaagaaatatatgagTAATCCATTATTACGCAGGAAACAATTTGCTTTAGAAATTTTACATCCAAATAAAGGATCTGTAGCAAAAAAAGAAGTAAAAGAAAGATTAgcaaaaatgtataaattaaataatgtcAACACCATAGTGTTATTTGGATTTAAAACATTATTCGGTGGAGGAAGAACTAAAGGATTTggattaatttataaaaatgttgatGCTGTcaaaaaatttgaaaaaaaatacagaCTTGTTAGAGAAGGCTTGATAGATAAAGAAACCAAAGCTGGAAGAAGAGCATCCAAGGAATTGaaaaatagaagaaaaaag gttCGTGGTACCGAAAAAACCAAAGTATCTGGAGccaagaaaaaataa
- a CDS encoding CCR4 domain-containing protein 1, putative, protein MYIYPSTVNRQHCTKKKKKKKTITHFFSYNMENQKGKTNFTFYKKNKSNDCETTYKSEEKKNKKNVEKNYKVVETYKSSFKVQEENVNVNNNYFLRSINNVDKNYNVIYKKCSNSIGGATVVTNSSELHANDEADHIGTDSNILGHKKKKVHQMVKVKMKQDPKEGQDHITYKNKKKSNMNEMNNNDDNNNDNNNDNNNNDNNDDNNDDNNNDNNDDNNNDNNNDNNNNNDNNNNNNNNNDSNNNCNNNNDYSSYYYNSDVDVESLIYTQETKKIKNTKNKKNSTDYNNNNVTSKDIKIRKSNIIELNKLLKENLRIEQNLQKQKKDKIDEVDVYVEEEEDNYEEKKDYQQTGKEISNTKNMGKEEENSRKKKNKQKEKHNECRDANDKELSVQQRNDQNNINEHYEELSKDTKKEKGKKKNKDNKNNTENKDNKDNKDNKDNKNNTENKDNKDNKNNIDNKNDKENNNNKGNKENNNNKGNIENNNNKGNKENNNNKANTDNKNNKDNKEKDKSNITIIEKNASKGKKTKNKKTSQNKKNDICDNKEIININYISEQNINENHYSLKEKNMQNKKDEYNYSTIETDNNNNNDDINYYNKNITKNIINNDIKQFVNKNYMEHNYVHNNTYIYNNNNNINNNNNNNNNNNSVPYNYDNSIFTCDINDDQKNYKDELKNEILKTNKKFVVNNISFNKNINNLKLLKDYNLNDIVNNFEQYKSMNKHLANDNNNNIDDENMPGNINRGKKKNHNNNKYHNGKDNHMSTTREYNINNNNNNDSIHNPYFQYTEDYKNINDDIANNQDNKNVKNHLFNYNNHMYKKFVSNQYLENVPNVHVTNNQKSDFNNAYGNICSYNYNVNKNILNNNKVTNNNSLNSNNVNIMNSINTMSVNDQNYITNRNYNNILSNTNMNVSNIPSENNNIGELNKTNNNMNIQNSISKENIHNIMDNTTTYTHPNSVCNSHYMNNTVIYDTNHIMCNDKVSNMNKCMPNQNVDVYSYGYMPDNIPVNVVYNNFNDTPTYFPNNNNNNNININHDMVDTNMEEKRPGDVAPHANNHILKFSCQVNNSSKMLSDTLIKTNKGKVHLNLLTDVKCSTRKNINNNNNNDNNNNNDNNNNNNDECHINIQKDDTKIDNGQKEDNITTNNNNSNCNSEGKDNRHDNKNNDINNNDINNNDINNNDINNNDINNNDINNNDKNLLILDKNKKKTSNNKKNICDKDPPNNKKNICEKDTQNNKKNTCEKDTQNNKKNTCEKDPPNNKKNTCEKDPPNNKKNICEKDPPNNKKNICEKDPLNNNSNSIKKNGQHMKDGDNKLKIEEVEKKQESNKEDSTTNKITKNNSVNNKDNENIDVDKTLKEKNNSITSTDVIEKFELNKNGLYTSKNKCENKDEIKSIKLNNSCKNKMNELLEKKKNKNKYLAEIIRCELIWGPTKNKEPITPVESCELHPVVIIKDQYGHLYDDDEDNENNPIGKTVNIFYRWSRGPPRTVCFFHPQKIACLQCTVTFRCFCSYECFMKGFDHLHKYYKSNGSINIPSHPNLHTYGVPCSPFDWDNYEKNIEFDEKHYNSLIQSGLLNEPNKEKWEIINNERNYIPCQKDIGHQIMLETMILDKNSISSGNLIDSNINPFDQQQNELNESSEYESSSEDDDASQNNQNKMSSVKYSDVQQNEINLMNNQILLRSYNESLDFNNNKNMYLFKNNNNNNNDNNSSNNNNNNNNINSGTHNVNNTNMVVHMNNSTTNFYNLYDMDNNNNNNVANFHLQNRETDYLPINNTYNTLPISINNKTNNVNNMNSVNNNLNSHSQSVDIKKCEGGVMYFPEKSLDYSRNSYKYSTNNITKIIDKRIDNFEMTYMNTTHGKIDSNNNNNNNNNNINGSIMNNHHSTTLGSSNNVGNINDKYVNNFSYSIDNNHIYVNNEIHFMNNMNIPSSQQKIYNDISIESSKDLNISSNNLLTPYTNNMIDGINIQSTNEARTINTKMILMNPLINADNNKIAYKNMLNNKYLNVSSISINDNNYMNETHMNINDDNRNSILPVQENNFLVKQKKKKKKKKDSKTNNKKKKKKIYVLDDKVWNSIKDPNIYHKIITGCCIPNITVFPNYNITCFKNYNHTNPQNQFTIMTWNVLAEIYGTIEAFPHCDPYMLAWSYRKTKIIQEILNNSPDIVCLQEIQNEHFLDFFKPSLGEFGYEGVYKQKTKEIFTSPSGKRRGGKYTIDGCAIFYNKKKLKFVETYALEFSKLIKEASVLTLPKEIQKNPSLVKRLLKDNVALVILLECIQQYSKIYDKSEEKQNKKLLIVANTHIVANPEANYVKIWQTQILVKVIEYLKINFIKKYETIPSLIICGDFNSTPSSAVYQLIYKKTCSRTHEDFNSDKYSLLTDLKLGHNLNLKSAYAISKLLSQKLNPEEYNNLELYEPLFTNYTSNFIGCLDYIFYNDENLNIISTVNVADENQLIQEAQMYQLSDCALPSPIRPSDHLPLIAQFEFKVF, encoded by the exons atgtatatatatccaaGTACTGTCAACCGCCAACAttgcacaaaaaaaaaaaaaaaaaaaaaaacaatcaCACATTTCTTCTCATATAATATGGAGAATCAGAAGGGTAAAACTAACTTCAcgttttataaaaagaataaaagtaATGATTGTGAAACTACATATAAAtctgaagaaaaaaaaaataaaaaaaatgtagagAAGAATTATAAAGTGGTTGAAACATATAAAAGTTCCTTTAAAGTTCAGGAAGAAAATGTAAATGTAAACAACAATTATTTTCTTAGATCTATAAATAATGTAGACAAAAATTACAacgtaatatataaaaaatgttctaATTCTATTGGGGGAGCTACGGTTGTAACAAATTCATCGGAATTACATGCAAATGATGAAGCAGATCATATAGGAACAGATTCGAATATATTAGGacataaaaagaagaaagtTCATCAAATGGTCAAGGTGAAGATGAAGCAAGATCCTAAGGAGGGACAAGACCACATcacttataaaaataagaaaaaaagtaACATGAACGAAATgaacaataatgatgataataataatgataataataatgataataataataatgataataatgatgataataatgatgataataataatgataataatgatgataataataatgataataataatgataataataataataatgataataataataataataataataataatgatagtaataataattgtaataataataatgattattcttcatattattataatagtgATGTGGATGTAGaatctttaatatatacacaagAAACCAAGAAAATCAAAAATacgaaaaataaaaaaaactcaACAGattataacaacaacaatgtTACGTCAAAAGATATTAAGATAAGAAAAAGTAATATTAtcgaattaaataaattattaaaagaaaatttaagGATTGAACAGAAtttacaaaaacaaaaaaaagataaaatagaCGAAGTTGATGTGTATGTTGAGGAGGAAGAAGAtaattatgaagaaaaaaaggatTATCAACAAACAGGAAAAGAAATATCAAATACTAAAAATATGGGAAAGGAGGAAGAAAattcaagaaaaaaaaaaaacaaacaaaaagaaaagcaTAACGAATGCAGAGATGCTAATGATAAGGAACTAAGTGTACAACAAAGAAatgatcaaaataatattaacgaACACTATGAGGAATTATCAAAGGATACcaagaaagaaaaaggaaaaaaaaaaaataaagataataaaaataacacaGAAAATAAGGATAACAAGgataataaagataacaaggataataaaaataacacagaaaataaagataacaaggataataaaaataacatagataataaaaatgataaagaaaacaACAATAACAAAGGTAACAAAGAAAACAACAATAACAAAGGTAACATAGAAAACAACAATAACAAAGGTAACAAAGAAAACAACAATAACAAGGCTAACacagataataaaaataacaaagaTAACAAGGAAAAGGATAAAAGTAATATTAccataatagaaaaaaatgcaTCGAAAggcaaaaaaacaaaaaataaaaaaactagccaaaataaaaaaaatgacataTGTGAcaataaagaaattataaatataaattatatatcagaacaaaatataaatgaaaatcatTATTcattaaaggaaaaaaatatgcaaaataaaaaagatgaatataattatagcACCATAGAGAcagacaataataataataatgatgatattaattattataataaaaatattacaaagaatattataaataatgatatcaAACAATTTgtcaataaaaattatatggagCATAATtatgttcataataatacctacatatataataataataataatattaataataataataataataataataataataatagtgttccttataattatgataatagcATCTTTACCTgtgatataaatgatgatcaaaagaattataaagatgaattgaaaaatgaaatattgaaaacaaataaaaaatttgttgtaaataatattagttttaataaaaatataaataacctAAAACTCTTGAAAGACTATAATTTGAATGACATAGTTAATAATTTTGAACAATACAAAAGTATGAATAAACATTTAGcaaatgacaataataataatattgatgatgaaaatatgccaggtaatattaatagggggaaaaaaaaaaatcataataataataaatatcacAATGGTAAAGATAATCATATGTCTACTACAAGAgagtataatataaacaataataataataatgatagtatACATAATCCTTATTTCCAATATACAgaagattataaaaatataaatgatgatatagcAAATAATcaggataataaaaatgttaagaatcatctttttaattataacaatcatatgtataaaaaatttgtGTCTAATCAATATTTGGAAAATGTTCCTAATGTACATGTAACAAATAATCAAAAGAGTGATTTCAATAATGCTTATGGAAATATCTGttcttataattataatgtaaataaaaatatattgaataaCAATAAAGtaactaataataatagtctCAATTctaataatgttaatattatgaattcAATAAATACCATGAGTGTGAACgatcaaaattatataacgaatagaaattataataatatattgagTAACACTAATATGAATGTTTCTAATATACCtagtgaaaataataatataggaGAACTTAATAAAACGAATAACAATATGAATATTCAAAATAGCAtatcaaaagaaaatatacataacatTATGGATAATACTACTACTTATACACATCCTAATTCAGTATGTAATTctcattatatgaataatactGTAATATATGATACAAACCATATTATGTGTAATGATAAGGTATCTAATATGAATAAGTGTATGCCTAATCAAAATGTAGATGTATATTCATATGGATATATGCCCGACAACATCCCTGTTAatgttgtatataataattttaacgACACACCTACATATTTcccaaataataataataataataatattaatattaatcatGATATGGTTGATACTAATATGGAAGAAAAACGACCAGGAGATGTGGCACCTCACGCTAATAATCATATTCTTAAATTTTCTTGTCAAGTTAATAATTCTTCAAAAATGTTAAGCGACACGTTAATCAAAACTAACAAAGGAAAGGTACATTTGAATTTATTAACGGACGTAAAATGCTCCACAAGGAAGAatatcaataataataataacaacgacaacaacaacaataatgataataataataataataatgatgaatgtcatattaatatacaaaaGGATGACACCAAAATTGATAATGGTCAAAAAGAGGATAATATTactacaaataataataatagtaattgtAATAGTGAAGGTAAGGATAATAgacatgataataaaaataatgatataaataacaatgatataaataacaatgatataaataacaatgatataaataacaatgatataaataacaatgatataaataacaatGATAAGAATTTGTTAATactagataaaaataaaaaaaaaacctcaaataataaaaaaaatatatgtgataaAGACCCCccaaacaataaaaaaaatatatgtgaaaAAGACACccaaaacaataaaaaaaatacatgtgAAAAAGACACccaaaacaataaaaaaaatacatgtgAAAAAGACCCCccaaacaataaaaaaaatacatgtgAAAAAGACCCTccaaacaataaaaaaaatatatgtgaaaAAGACCCTccaaacaataaaaaaaatatatgtgaaaAAGACCCCCTAAACAACAATTCCAATAGCATAAAAAAGAATGGACAACATATGAAGGatggtgataataaattaaaaatcgAAGAGGTAGAAAAGAAACAAGAAAGCAACAAGGAAGATAGTACTACAAATAAAATTACTAAGAACAATTCagttaataataaagataatgaaaatattgatGTGGATAAAAccttaaaagaaaaaaataattcaataACATCCACTGATGTAATAGAAAAAtttgaattaaataaaaatggttTATATacatcaaaaaataaatgtgagAATAAAGATGAGATTAAAAGTATAAAACTAAATAACAGTTGtaagaataaaatgaatgaattattagaaaagaaaaaaaataaaaataaatatttggcGGAAATCATAAGATGTGAACTTATATGGGGACCaacaaaaaacaaagaaCCAATAACACCAGTAGAAAGTTGTGAACTGCATCCCGttgttattataaaagaTCAATATGGACATttatatgatgatgatgaagataatgaaaataatccTATAGGTAAAACAGTAAATATTTTCTATAGATGGAGTAGAGGACCTCCAAGAactgtttgtttttttcatcCACAAAAAATTGCATGTTTACAATGTACTGTAACGTTTAGATGTTTTTGTTCCTATGAATGTTTTATGAAAGGTTTTGATCAtctacataaatattataaaagtaaTGGATCAATTAATATTCCATCACATCCTAATTTACATACGTATGGTGTTCCATGTTCACCTTTTGATTGGGATAATTACGAAAAAAATATCGAATTCGATGAAAAACATTATAATTCCTTGATACAATCAGGATTATTAAATGAAccaaataaagaaaaatgggaaattataaataatgaaagaaATTATATTCCTTGTCAAAAAGATATTGGACATCAAATTATGTTAGAAACTATGATACTTGATAAAAATAGTATCTCATCTGGTAATTTAATTGATTCAAATATAAATCCCTTTGATCAACaacaaaatgaattaaatgaGAGTAGTGAATATGAATCTTCAtctgaagatgatgatgctTCACAGAATAATCAAAACAAAATGTCTTCTGTAAAATATTCAGATGTTcaacaaaatgaaattaaCCTTATGAATAATCAAATTCTTTTAAGAAGTTATAATGAATCTCTAGactttaataataataaaaatatgtatctattcaaaaataataacaacaacaataatgataataatagcagcaacaataataataataataataatattaatagtggAACTcataatgttaataatacaaaCATGGTCGTCCATATGAACAATTCAACaacaaatttttataacttgTATGAcatggataataataataataataatgttgcAAATTTTCATTTGCAAAATAGAGAAACAGATTACTTACccataaataatacatataatactCTTCCTATCAGTATCAACAATAAAACAAAcaatgtgaataatatgaacagtGTTAATAATAACCTGAATAGTCATTCCCAATCCGTGGATATAAAAAAGTGCGAAGGAGGGGTCATGTACTTTCCTGAAAAAAGCCTAGATTATTCGCGTAACAGTTACAAATACAGTACGAATAATATTACCAAAATTATTGATAAAAGGATAGACAATTTTGAAATGACCTATATGAACACAACACACGGAAAAATAGatagtaacaataataataataataataataataatataaatggaaGTATTATGAATAATCATCATTCCACAACTTTAGGATCATCAAACAATGTgggaaatataaatgataaatatgtaaataattttagTTATTCAATagataataatcatatatatgtaaataatgaaatacattttatgaacaatatgaatattCCATCATCtcaacaaaaaatatataatgatataagtATAGAATCAAGTAAAGATTTAAATATTAGTTCCAACAATTTGCTTACTCCATATACAAACAATATGATTGACGGAATAAATATTCAAAGTACTAATGAGGCAAGAACAATAAATACTAAAATGATATTAATGAATCCCTTAATAAATGCggataataacaaaattgcTTATAAgaatatgttaaataataaatacctTAATGTATCATCCATAAgtattaatgataataattatatgaatgagactcatatgaatataaatgatgataacagAAATAGTATACTACCTGTACAAGAAAACAATTTTTTagttaaacaaaaaaaaaaaaaaaaaaaaaaaaaagatagcaaaacaaataataaaaagaagaaaaagaaaatatatgttttagaTGATAAAGTATGGAATAGTATAAAAGAtccaaatatatatcataaaataataacaggTTGTTGTATACCCAATATAACTGTTTTTCcgaattataatataacttgttttaaaaattataatcataCCAATCCACAAAATCAATTTACTATTATGACTTGGAATGTGTTAGCAGAAATTTATGGAACCATTGAAGCTTTTCCACATTGTGATCCTTATATGTTAGCATGGTCCtatagaaaaacaaaaataattcaGGAGATCTTAAATAATAGTCCGGATATAGTATGTTTGCAG GAAATACAAAATGAACACTTTTTGGACTTCTTCAAGCCGTCCCTTGGAGAGTTTGGGTATGAAGGTGTTTACAAACAAAAAACGAAAGAAATTTTCACGTCCCCTTCAGGAAAAAGGAGAGGAGGGAAATATACTATAGATGGATGtgcaatattttataataagaagaaattaaaatttgTAGAAACATATGCATTAGAATTTagtaaattaataaaagaagCTTCTGTTTTAACATTACCAAAAGAAATTCAAAAGAATCCTTCGTTAGTTAAGAGATTATTAAAGGATAATGTAGCATTagttatattattagaatGTATCCAGCAATACTcgaaaatatatgataaatcagaagaaaaacaaaataagaaattaCTAATAGTTGCAAATACACATATTGTAGCAAATCCTGAAGCtaattatgtaaaaatatggCAAACTCAAATATTAGTTAAAGTAAtcgaatatttaaaaataaattttattaagaaATATGAAACAATACCAAGTTTAATTATATGTGGAGATTTTAATAGTACTCCTTCAAGTGCTGTATATCaattaatatacaaaaaaactTGTAGTAGAACCCATGAAGACTTTAACTCGGATAAATATAGTTTATTAACAGATTTAAAATTAGGTCATAATTTGAATTTGAAATCAGCATATGCTATATCCAAATTATTATCACAAAAATTAAATCctgaagaatataataatttagagTTATATGAACCATTATTTACTAATTATACAAGTAATTTTATTGGATGTTTAgattatatattctataatgatgaaaatcttaatattatttctacCGTAAATGTAGCAGATGAAAATCAATTAATACAAGAAGCGCAAATGTATCAACTTTCGGACTGTGCTCTACCAAGCCCTATAAGACCATCTGACCATCTACCATTAATAGCACAATTTGAGTTCAAAgtattttga
- a CDS encoding protoheme IX farnesyltransferase, putative: MNKNYSLGQKCVFNKKVESYLHFDNYIINKNLNKYFVFYLPSSVIWSSSKRSVYIGKKVNVVLFNKNVGIVKNVGIVKNVGIVKNVGIVKNVGIVKNVGIVKNVENVKNVGNVKNVGNVENVRNVKNEEYGRLTYLWKRYYCSRNIVKKGKNNSFDMDKNMDEIHVKEKIGDPTNIYLIKGDMRKYLKNGFIYRNNDEVNENLRSQRCDDLKNNMNERNDGHTINHSNNSLFNNYSIDYNTNLCVNNICSNVNNVETLLLCGCGVGKKKKRYTFNNDFIENDGMLKKDMIIDDIISKEKYKNKIRFFCKVILLYLNNYLELSKHKLTLWVTLSSTFGYFMLGGSSIVHISSLLVGVYLCSSSANAFNQIIERNIDKLMKRTQKRPLANNNPNMSVKHAEIFAILSGLNGSFILYFFNNPLTSFLGVFNIFLYTCIYTPLKRKTPYNTHVGSIVGSIPTLMGCTAIEQNLFFPEPWILFVTQFLWQFPHFYSLAYLYKEDYIKGKYKMFPLQDTNGLYTAKLCKPYLITLSSLPFILFFCGYTSYMYILTSILPNLFIFYKFQKIIQKPSRANIRSFFKHSLWHIMLLLALTTYHTQIPDKNKNNDTMPVNINSNEEHNKGIHVHKDSNTEYSITKFKKKLIKYCIVFS; the protein is encoded by the coding sequence atgaataaaaattattcacTTGGTCAAAAGTGTGTATTTAACAAAAAAGTGGAAAGCTATTTACATtttgataattatattataaataagaatttaaataaatactttgttttttatttacctTCTTCAGTTATTTGGAGTTCATCAAAAAGGAGTGTATATATAGGGAAAAAGGTTAatgttgttttatttaataaaaatgtaggaATTGTTAAAAATGTAGGAATTGTTAAAAATGTGGGAATTGTTAAAAATGTAGGAATTGTTAAAAATGTGGGAATTGTTAAAAATGTAGGAATTGTtaaaaatgtagaaaatgttaaaaatgtAGGAAATGTTAAAAATGTAGGAAATGTTGAAAATGTAAGAAATGTTAAGAATGAAGAATATGGGAGGTTAACATACTTATGGAAAAGATATTATTGTTCCCGTAATATTGTCAAAAAGGGgaaaaataattcttttgaTATGGATAAGAATATGGACGAGATACatgttaaagaaaaaataggtgatcctacaaatatatatctcaTAAAAGGTGATATGaggaaatatttaaaaaatggttTTATTTATAGAAACAATGATGAGGTTAATGAGAACTTGAGGAGTCAACGTTGtgatgatttaaaaaataatatgaacgaAAGAAATGATGGTCATACTATAAATCATAGTAAcaattcattatttaataattatagcaTTGATTATAATACCAATTTGTGTGTGAACAATATTTGTagtaatgtaaataatgtaGAGACGTTATTATTATGTGGTTGTGGtgtgggaaaaaaaaaaaaaaggtatacTTTTAATAATGATTTTATTGAGAATGATGGGATgttaaaaaaagatatgaTTATAGATGATATAATtagtaaagaaaaatataaaaataaaataagattcTTTTGTaaagttatattattatatttaaataattatcttGAATTATCAAAACATAAATTAACATTATGGGTTACGTTAAGTAGTACCTTTGGTTATTTTATGTTAGGTGGTTCTTCAATTGTTCATATAAGTTCTTTATTAGTAGGTGTATATTTATGTAGTAGTAGTGCAAATGCATTTAATCAAATTATTGAAAGAAATATAGATAAGTTAATGAAAAGAACCCAAAAAAGACCCTTAGCAAATAATAATCCAAATATGTCAGTTAAACATGCTGAAATATTTGCTATTCTATCAGGATTAAATGgtagttttattttatatttttttaataatcctTTAACTTCCTTTCTAGgtgtttttaatattttcttatatacatgtatatatacacCCCTAAAACGTAAAACACCATATAATACACATGTAGGATCAATTGTAGGATCTATACCAACATTAATGGGATGTACAGCTATTGAACAAAACTTGTTTTTCCCTGAACCTTGGATTTTATTTGTTACACAATTTTTATGGCAATTCCCACATTTCTATTCACttgcatatttatataaagaagattatataaaaggGAAATACAAAATGTTTCCTCTTCAAGATACAAATGGTTTATATACAGCCAAATTATGTAAACCATATTTAATTACTTTATCATCTCTTCCTTTTATTCTGTTTTTTTGTGGATATAcatcatatatgtatatattaacatcCATATTACCcaatctttttattttttacaaattccaaaaaattattcaaaaaCCATCAAGAGCAAACATACGTTCCTTTTTTAAGCACTCCCTGTGGCacattatgttattattagcCTTAACAACATATCACACACAAATACCagacaaaaacaaaaataacgACACCATGccagtaaatataaattcaaaTGAAGAACATAACAAGGGTATTCATGTGCATAAAGACAGCAACACGGAATATAGTATAACAAAATTTAAGAAGAAGCTCATTAAATATTGTATAGTATTTTCTTAA
- a CDS encoding V-type proton ATPase 16 kDa proteolipid subunit has product MRQCDPNSAFFGFMGIAASSIFSNLGAAFGTAKSGVGVCSVGVMRPDLIMKSILPVVMAGVLGIYGIIMSILIYGKMTPAEGYSTFAGYAHLSSGLIVGLSSLAAGLAIGIVGDAGVRANAQQNRLFIGMILILVFSETLALYGLIIGIYISIAETPKLCTPYNV; this is encoded by the exons ATGCGACAATGTGATCCTAATTCAGCTTTTTTTGGATTTATGGGAATTGCAGCTTCCTCAATATTTTCTa atTTAGGAGCTGCCTTTGGTACTGCTAAGAGTGGTGTAGGTGTATGCAGTGTCGGAGTAATGAGACCAGATTTAATTATGAAATCCATTTTGCCTGTGGTTATGGCTGGTGTTCTTGGTATTTATGGAATTATTATGTCCATTTTGATATATGGAAAAA TGACACCAGCTGAGGGCTATTCCACTTTTGCTGGATATGCCCATTTATCCTCAGGATTAATAGTAGGATTAAGTTCATTG gcTGCCGGTTTAGCTATTGGTATAGTAGGAGATGCTGGTGTAAGAGCAAATGCACAACAAAATAGATTATTTATTGGTATGATTTTGATTCTTGTTTTTTCTGAAACCTTAGCATTATATG GTTTAATTATTGGTATATATATCTCCATCGCAGAAACACCAAAATTATGTACACCCTATAatgtgtaa
- a CDS encoding 50S ribosomal protein L14, mitochondrial, putative: MIQLSNILNGLWRQSMVRCADNSGVIKACIIGIGKNKWGTGKIGDRIRVSIRDKTSDCSTSEKTPKGIIVRRKKETKRKDGSYIKFDDNAFVMISKNKLKATKIKGPVAMETRHNCRNLARYIF; the protein is encoded by the coding sequence atgatacagttatctaatatattaaacGGTTTGTGGAGACAATCTATGGTTAGGTGTGCAGATAACAGCGGGGTTATAAAAGCTTGTATTATTGGgataggaaaaaataaatgggGAACAGGAAAAATAGGAGATCGTATAAGAGTATCCATAAGAGATAAAACTAGTGATTGTAGTACTTCTGAAAAAACACCTAAAGGTATTATTgttagaagaaaaaaagaaacgaaaagaaaagatggtagttatattaaatttgatGATAACGCTTTTGTTATGAtttctaaaaataaattaaaagccACAAAAATTAAAGGACCAGTAGCAATGGAAACACGTCATAATTGTAGAAACTTGGCTAGGtatattttctaa